The DNA window ATATTGGACTATCTCTAATTTGTGTTCTGGTGTCCTACCAGTTTTggtaataatatttgaaaagtaaGAGCATTAAGCtgcatattatgtttttcagcATGTCCTTCTCATTCACTTATTTTTTccctgttttcttttatttcttttcatagaAGAGTAAAAAGTGGAAAGAAATCTAATCTCTGCAAATTGCGCTAGATTTCTCATGGCTGTGCATGTTCCTCTTGCAgattaaatgtaaaaaacatcTTTGAGGCTATCATCTTCCTttcattttccattcatttctcCTGGACCATTTGTGGATGTGCACTTCTGGAAATCAGGCATCTTAAGTAGCATTCCTAGGAGAACTAGTGCAAGCATGCATTTGGGTATTTGGTGAATTATTCTGAGTAAATCTTCCAGGAATACATAATTTAGTTGTTTCTTGCTGAGTTTGTGGCCCAAGTTGCTGTGAAGGGCTTTGCTACCTGATATTCTCTCCCTGGCTGCAGCAGTGTGCTCTTTTAAAGCTTCAGTACTGAGTCGGTAGGTGTCATCAAGAGTAATGTAATCTTCAATAACATGCAAATCAAAGTGCCTTTATAACTGTACACTTTGCTGTATGAAATGATGAGTTGAGTTGATGGCAAGTTATCATGTGTATGCTTTTAAGGCTCTGATAATGTATAACTATTGATGGAAGGTTGAGGCAAGAAGGTTTATGAAGGTTTCTTGCATCATTCATGAAGGCCTTTTTTAGCATGACACTGCCAACAAGAACATCCACAAGTTAGCATTTGGTATAGAAGTTGGATGGATATCAGATATGAGGACAATTGAGAACTTTCAGGGCTCTTGACTTTCTGCAGCCAACTTTGGCTTTAGGGTAAAATCGTGATTACGTTCATCTGAAAATAGCATGAATTGTGACTGGCAGACATAAAATTCTTGGAAAATGGTTCGGTGCGGCTGACGGCACACCACTATCGGCATCCTGAACAATGATAGCAACACAACGTATTTTCGCCTCTCGTAGCTGCGCCCTAATGCCAAGGGATCCAACAGGGAAACAAATATTCCCAGAAAAACAAGATCACGTGCAGAAGCATAGAACCACAGAAAGTGATCAAAAGCCCCATTGCTTTATTAGGTTCCCTAGCTCACCAGACTTCAAGGAACCAAACAAATGAATGGCCTGTGCATGGcataacaatcaaaatcaaaaggaacAAAAAGGGCATCACTTAGCAGAGCTAAAATTGGGTATGGACTATGGAGTGGTTAAGATATTCTTCCCCTTTCGTACCCCTCGGTTCATTTTTAGGTGCAGCACATTAATTATCTTCACCAAATACTCACGATTGGATtctcttttccaagaaaaacaaatagctTTGCGGATTCCTATAGACAAAAAGGAAAGCTTCTTTAGTAACTGTATCCTTGTGAGGAAACCCTAGCACTCGAAAATCTTCACTGCCACACTATCTCTAGAAAtcaatgcaaaaacaaatggtAAAAGACAAACGAGAGGGTAAAAGCATTGAAGGAGAAGTAGACTGTAGACTCATACTAGCTAGCTTACATAGTTTACTCCACATGGTCTTCTATCTCTACATACAACCTAagggagaaaaggaaaataaaacagaGAAGTATgggaaaacccaaaaacaaaaagggggGGCTAGAGAACTGGTCCCAGCCAGTAAGAAGCTAGTCCTGAGAATGATGGCTAAAAACCCGTGTTAAGAGTTCTTGTGCAACTGCAAGAGAAATCACGGCCGCAACGCAGTCAGCAAGAAATTCCACACCATGAAACCATATCAGTAAAAGGGGCTTTTCATCTACACCTTCTTTAGAAAGGTCAGTTAGGGAAACTACAAAGCAGTGAACATATTTCCTCCTCTACTCTTCCTTCAGCATATGGGAGGGGACGAGATCTTGAAGAAGCCCGTGATCCTTAAGTAAAGCAGATCCTGGGCTGGTGTAAAAGCGCTTCTCATATTGTAGATAATTAGCAGCATTTGTAGTACTTCCATTGTAACCAAAACCCAAAGGCGACAAGCTGACAAGAGGGAAAGGCGGTTGTTGTTGACTTTGATGTTGTTGATAAAGAGAGAGTCTCCTTTGCATTGGCATGGCAAAGGCAGCAGTGGAAGAGAAACCAGAATCAGATGTAGATCCAGTAAAGTTTGGACGTGGCATAACTGGGCTAGGATGGGTGTGTTGACCTTCATAGGTGGTCACAACTACGCTTGGATCACTGAAAGACCTCTCGACTCTCTTCTTGACATTACATGAGGCAGTGGTGCAACGATAGTAACTCCTAAATCAAACACACATGGACAATGCAAACCCATTAAAATTTGGACTAAGATTTATCTAAATCTGCAGTCAAATAGCAAAGAGAGTAAAAGGCTAGAAGAATAGAGTTCACATTGGAGTTAGTACCTAGGAAAGGGGCTGTTTTTCACAGCTTTTTGGCCGTACTTTCTCCATCTGTACCCATCTTCCAGATGATCAACCTCGCTCTTTGTCATGAATGCGAATCTCGGCTCTCTCTGTCTCTTCTGATTTGTCTTCTTTGGTTTCAACCTGGAAAACAAAGCACAAAACCAACACACAAATTAGAAGAACCGTAGCCTCTAATTAACCACAATACAAAAAGAAATCCACTTCGATTTTCTTGATCACTAGTCTAAAAGGAGTGTTTGGTTTGTAGCATTACACCAAACAGACACACAAAACCATCTTCTTTTCTCAAATGGGTCTCTCCAAAACATAAGATTGAAGCAAAAATCAAGTACCATAAAATACTCAAAACTCACTCTTTCTTGGTCTTTCCTTGCTCCTCTACCTCATTATCAACACCCTTATTAGCAGGTTCATCGTTCAAACCCTCACTAGAAGCCGATGAAATAGATGAAGAGTTGGGTGTAGCGGGCTGATTCAACACCTCTGGTGGTGAATCCACCACCTCTGTAGCCACTTGAGCACTCGGAGTCTGCACGGATGGTATTTGTACCTGCATCATATCAAGCAAAGAAGGACTAAAGTCTTGCACACCCAGTAGCTCCATAAACCCTAAAGAGCTCTTATCATCAACAAAGTCAAAACCCTGCATAAATGGATAACTAGTTTGAACATGATCGGTAGTAGAACTAAATGTTGGAGATCCAACAAAATTCTCAACCTTGACAGCTTCCTTCCTCTCCATAACTCAAAATCGAAACACCAAaatcttcataaaaataaaagagaaaaacagtAGTGTGGGATTCCTCTTCTCTTCTAGAGTCTGACAGCAGTGTAGGGTAGGGttgatctgattttttttatggtaggtGAACAAGTGAGCCCAGAGAGAAAAGGAGTGTTTTTGGGGTGTGAAAGAAAAGGTGGGATTTGTTGGGGTTGGAGAATATAATGGTGAGGTTTTTACGCTTTGGATGGATGAGTGAGATGGCAAAATGGAAGATAATATTGACCGGCAAGTTTTTGTACGGATTTAGAACAGAACCGGTCGTCAAATTCAACGCAGGAGCATGTAATCTTTGGTGTCGTGAACCGACAAACAAAGTAGTCGAAGTTTTCATACTTAGATTTTATCGTAACCCGTTTCGAAATGTGAACGGGGTCGAGCAACCCCGTGAGATGCTTGTTACGGCTCCCTCGTGTTAGCATAAACAAATATGCATGTGAACGGGGatgaatctttcttttttcttttttcttttttctttttctttttctttttcttttcaatttttttctcgctttcttttcttgaaaaaggCAAGAATGGATGGagtatttctttttgttagttAGTGATGTTTTCTAATTGgtactattttattttcttcctataatttttatctgaaaatatattaaaatagaatagaaaatttaatttttattttatttttaacatcaatatgttaaaacaataaaaaaaacaataagaaattctaatttattgttttttcaagatGAAATAACTagtgaaatgaaattaaaaacagtTACCACCATCATTACTATATAGAATCTATCTGCATGTTTGATTTAACTATAGATCGAGGTGAGGTCAGGTCAGAAAAAGGAGATATGAATGTTAGTTGAGATTtacatttttgtttaattaaaggGTGTGGTAGGCCTTCTTTTCTCAATatagtaaattaaaagaaaccacTGTCTTCAAAGATATGCTTGTTAACTGTATACTGTGGATCGATgctaatgttttatttatttaataaatccaCCATCTCATGTTCTATTTGATTAATCCACCAAGATATAAGCTATACAGTcactttatgttttaatttaaatgctTGATAAATAATTGAACCGCATCAGCTGCAATGGCTGCCATGAAAGCTAGAAATTCTTCTGCTCGAGGTCTGTAGAAGGGAATAAGAACTCGCACGGAGTGGATATTTTCAGAGTAAAACCGACTGCATGGGAGATTAAATAATAGCCGAAGGTCCTACGTGGATGTGTCAGCAAGCAAAGAACCTGATgtaacttctttatttttaattcccCTGAGCCTGAACTTGATCATTGCTatggagaaaataaataaaatcagaataaaaagGTGTGAGAAATGAGACTGTGATGCTTATGGTTGCATGCTTCATGGGCAAGGGCCGGTGATAGCGGCTGCTTTTTCATTCTTTCTGCAGAGAATTATGAAAATCACCAAAgcaagacgaagaagaagaagaaacaaataaagagcCAAAAAGATAACAACTCTCTTTTTTTGACAACTTCTTGATCTATCATGCTGATCAGGAAAAAGTAAGTGCACGTGTGGTGGATGGTGAAACCCTGAGAGGACCGCACGCTAACATAATTTGCGTGTACTCCCAACTCACCTCTGCATGCTTCAATTATTTGGTTTCtcaccttttatttatttatttatatatatatatatatatatatatatatatatatatatatatatatatataaatatattgctTAATCTATCCGTCTATCCATCTAACTTGTCTTTTCACGTCATTTCTGGTGTCTTTTACATTCattaatttctctcttcttttttagaaattatatatagtttataagACGTTTGAAGTTAAATTtgtttgtgaaaataaaataatacccGTGGAGGCGTtactaattgtttttcttgtaagaacaaaattaaaattgtacAATTATCACGTGTACTCTGTATACACCTGTAAAATGCATGCAtttcatggaagaaaaataaaaaagaaagatctaAACGTGTTTTGGAGTATATGATAGGAATAACTTTACTATAATTCTTTTTCAAGATTTGGTCGGAAGATCTCTAACTTTTATATAGTGACAaaggttatttaaaaaaaaatatttgtttagaaatatattaaaatattatataatatcaaagaatcatttcaacctaatagtttaagttattagatgagatctcagaatatgatttatattattctctaacacatcccttcaagtaaaagctctttggacttgaaacttgcacaggctcaccttactttgtgtttaatttttatcaaataaatagaaatggtgaaatttgaactcgtgaccgcttgatcatcaaggctttgatatcatatcaaaaaactatctctacataataatttaaattattaaataaaattttaaaatataatttatattattttttaagaggtaactctctttttatatgtttatagcATATAGCCTATTCATTTGATGAAGAGAAAGGAATGAgggaacaaataaaaaagagatgattataataataatccacgaaatctttcttttcttgtaaccAAATTAGGCCACGATACACGGCCCGGTGTCTATCAATTTTCCCCAGGCCGCTGGCCATTCTTTATCGTACACGTGCTTCTCATTTAGCGGGCCCTACAAAATCCACCGGCATGATTCACGCGTTTAATCCAACGGTGCATCacagattttttttacatgacaTCACCACTCACCAGCAAGGATGGTAATAGACACTGTTGGATTTTgaatgtatttatatatgtatattatataCACACACTGGACCATTGACACCCGCTACGCTGCGGTttgtatatagaaaaaatttgaacataaaataaaatatttatatattattcatttttttttaagtgaaaaagaaaaattatagcaTGTGAGGTGAGAGTTTAAAAGCAACCTGAATGACCCATTAACATGTCAGAttcatgatttatattattagactatGATAATTCTatgcaaaacaaatcaaaataaattataaaacataattttcaattaactccaaagttaaatgataaaattaaaaaaaaatcaattaaaaaatttaaaaaataacccgagttaacctagCAAACTCACGACCTGTGTtataagaccaagataaccatataaaaagcaaattaaaataaatcatgaaatttaattctcaattagtCCATTATTGAAGGATgatgttagaaaaataaatcaatttaaaaaaaagcataaaaacaacCTGACTCAATTTGTCAAATTcataactcgggtcatgagagcgagataatctcataaaaaaataaaaaataacatgatttaacccaaattaacctgtcaaatccacAACTTTAGTCAAGAGActaaaataatctcataaaaaacaaatcaaaacaaattatgaagttcagtTCCCAATCAACCATGTTAGATccattattgaataattaaatttgtaaaatttttaattaaaagaagataAGTCAACCCATGTTAACTCATGAAATATTATTCTCAGGTCATGAAAAtgggataacctaataaaaagcaaacaaaaaaaaacatgaagtctaattctcaaataaacacaatattaaatgaaaaaaatgaaaaaaaaatcaataataaaactGAGTCAACTggattaacccatcaaacctatgacccaggtcatgagacatggacaacccaataaaaagcaaatccaaTGTCGAAGGACctgtgactcgggtcatgagactgaaataaccttttagaaaaaaataaaaataaaaaatttgatttaacaggggttaaaaatatcaaaacttgtAATTCtaatcatgagatcgagatatctcaatgaaaagcaaatcaaaacaaattatgaaactcaatttttaactgattcaatgttgaatgataataTTGGGacaaaacttgaataaaaaaaacataaaaaacaacctgGATCAGCCCGAGTTAACCCgtatcaactcgagttaacccttTAAACACTATTCTTAGTTCATGAgactaaaataatctaatagaaagtaaaaataaataaattataaagtttaattctccatcaacctaatattaaatgttaaaattacaaaacaaaattaactaagaaaaaaaaattcaacttacTTATTCAAATGAGTTCGAATTAATATCAATTGTATTCTTcttattaattactttttggattttattttgaaaaataaaataaaattcatgatatataaaaaataatataaatatattcacttataatttttctttctatttacatctatttatttttttcaagatgaatAGGGAGAGCAACCAATAGAAAACCATGATGACCCTCAATTTCCTGTGCCTGCGAACACATACGTGGCCTTATCTGCGCCGCAAGGATCAGATTAATCACCGTCAAAATGAGAATCATACGTAAATCCAATCCCTCCCTCACCACAAACaaagtataattattatatacttATAAATACGGGAAAACTATTTTCAGGAATGAAAAAAGGAAAGTTTGTcaataaattttcatataaatagaCGCATACACAAagatttagaatattttaatttttttaataggtaTATTTTCGGTTAGTTTTCCAGactaaaatcttataaaatttaGCCATACATATTATGATGTTATTGTTCTTAAATCTAGTttgatttgataagttaatatttaaagtatatattataataactcAATTTAAACATAGTTAACTTTATTTAACTcgattcaaatataataaagcTAATATTTTaggatgtttgagagtgtaatagtggttgttttttaaaatgttttttacataaaaataaattaaaaatataattttttttaacattaatattcaaaataataaaaaaataattttaaataaaaacagaatttcaattttttttagaagtataCTTAGAATACAATTccaaaagttttctttttaatttttcattaaaaataaaaaattaattaactcgaTGACGTGATAGATGACTTGATTTGTACTCCTTACAGAGTCGACAAGATGATAATTATgattaataaattcataaaatataatattatttcgGCCTTTAAATGATAACACACGAATATATCTAATTTAATCCAAGTTAATGATCACACACATAGATTTGTAAGTtcttagaaaatcaaaaggagAAGTGaatctaataaattattcatggaTCACGCTTTCGGATgcgaacaaaaaaataatcagcaTGATTacacatgatgatgatgatgagtatactttttaaaataaactatgtgctctttattagttatttctccatgattttttctttttccaaataattttaataaatctcATTTGATGCTAATCCCAAggtttaaactaaaaaaacaaaaaaaaatacctccTTAATTACCACAACAATcctttaaaatcaacatatgttaaattaaattaaattaattagagttAGATCTCGTTTGGAAACACTGTTGTGGCTGcattcccaaaaaatttaaattttgtttttaattaaaatttaatatgatttgtatgttttggatcgttttgatgtgctgatgtcaaaaatgatttttaaaaaataaaaaaacatcattaacatgtattttaacacaaaaaattatttgaaaagcacccgcacccgcaaccacattaccaaacacCTATTAAACTCAGCAGAATaccaaattatattatataatcacGAAAAACTATACTGCTTTgcttcaaaaaaatcaaggagGCGAGTGTTTTGACTGGTGTTGCTTCTTGGATGCTTTTGGGAGCTCAAAAAGAGACAAAGAATACgcaaatttgaattaaatattgCATCCAATGAAGAGAGCTTGTTTTGTCGTGCAATGTCACCATCCTCCAGCTCTACCCTCATCTACTTGTCTGTGGTCACCAGGCTCCGCTAGCTGCTCATCGTTACTGTCCTGGCTTATCCTCTGCTGACTAGATTTTATACATAGATAGATAGATCGTACGCTCTGTTCCTGCCAGTGGAGTTAAATTTTTTCCATtacgaaaaaaatatttaaatgatgaaaatgtctataaataaataagaaaaatatgataCACGGTAATTGATTCAAATCagtttaataatttcattttacttaataatattataaaattttttaataacaataaaaaagacaatgacaaataaaaaaataaatatgtgtcaatattataaaaaattaccttttaaatattcttaaaaattcttaataatattatttgataataaagtaaaaattaaatgagaatagcATAACCTCAATGAAAGAAGTTTGAAGCTCAATTATAAGCAAAGCAAACGTTgaatgacaaattaaaaaaaaatcaattttaataaaggataaacaaaTTGACTCGAGTTAGCATGTCAAATTCATAGCATGTTCGTGAGACTAGGTTAACCCcacgtaaaaaaaatcaaataaaacaatgcaagTCAACTCTCAAGTAAACTAAATGATGAAAGGCGAAACTGAAAAAaaggcaatttaaaaaaaaatatcgaagaAAAACActaagttaacttgggttaacatTTCTTACCCGTGACCAAGTTATAAGACTAGGATCACCATGCTAAAAAATATTACGAAGCTCAATCTCTAaccaatctaatgttgaaggataaaattttaaaaaaaaattaaaaaggatctaaacaaaaaaataacaattaaaaatataaggaccaaatttaacatgaaaataaaatgaaacaaaatgttgagggatgagattgaaaaataaatttaattaagaaaaggatgaaaaaaataaatagtaatgaaaaaaatgagaaccaaacttgatataaaaatgaaatcaaatcaaatgttaagggatgaaattgaaataaagaatcaataaaaaaaagattcaaaataaaataaaaggcaaccaaaaaaataaggaccaaatttgatacaataAACAAATTACATGATACCTTTCAAATTTTGCAAGCTAGCACAGCTCccaattaaaggaaaaaaaataataaaaaaagctcgTTAAAGCCTAACCGTCACGCCACACTACTAGGAAGAGCATGGCATGTTGCTTTTAACATCGTTGTGGAAGCCACCATTTGGTTTCCAGGAGACACTTGACGAGCCGTATGAAGACTACAGAAGTTTCCCACTCAATGGTGTATGCGTTGCATAtgccaatttatttttcttgccggTTTACCAagttcttaatttgttttagtttcatttTTGGTCCTTTACcacttaattgttttaaattagctgaattttattttattttgcaaaactgAGCATcaactaaacataaaaaaaaattcttgatattACAAGATTCCCATATCAAggtaatcaaaacaaactataaagtcaaatatcaaataaagctaatgcaaagggatcaaattgaaaaaaaaaagagttatgggatcgaaataaaaaaagcaCATGAACTCCCCTCTTGACCGTGTAAATTCATCCTTGATTttggcaaaaaaagaaaaaaaaaaagagttgaacaTTTCTTGAAGCTTTAAATCCGGTACCTTGAAGGTttagttattataaattaattaattagattttattttgcaaaactgAGGATTAACCAagcaatataatattttctggACACCATGAGATCCCTATATGcacacatagaaaataaataaccaagAACAATCACAAATCAAAGCAATTTTAAAGGACCAATtagaagataaagaaattaagagatcaaagtataaaaataaaagtacgaAAATCTCACAAAAACCCGAGATTTAATTGATTGCGCTACCGAAAACAGGGCAAcctttagaattaaaaaataaaaataaaaatagtgaaagtTGCTATATTGAGTACAGCTCAACCTTCAcacatgtaaaacaaaatcGTGAAGGTTGCGATGCTGGGTGCAGGACAACCTTCACAGCaaccttcataattttttaatgcctTAAAGCAAtccatttttatatatgaacACTCTCCATTATTGGAAGGATCGGAGCTAATAATCGGTGTAGCTGCTGTTTGGCCTTGatttatcttgttttctttattaaGATTTATGAACCCCCCGAATCGCTGCTTTAATCCAAAACAAACTAACTTGATGCTATCCCTTCCATGACAGACAAATGTTAGCAGATCTCTTTTTCTGTAGCAGGGTTAGAGCTTCTGGAAGTTTGACATTATTGAGGcactttcttggatatatatatctatGCTCGTGAATGAGCaactttttagccgaacaatcCATCTGTGAAACATCGATCTTGGACTTATCTGGACTTTTCAAAGCAAGGTTGGGATGGGAGCTGCACATGGGCCGGGAGGTCAAAGGAAGAACCCTAGGTTTGAGCATGTTCAACAACATGACATTTGTATATATTTCTTGGAGGACCATGGAATtggtcaaatatatataaaactaggaGACGGGTCCAAATTTAATGCTCCTACCAATCGTCTCCATCATTCTATATTGGACGCTATCCTTTTTTTAAGTGAATCCCTCTGTGTCTCTATTTGTGATAGTTTGAGAATGAGGCGATAGCCTGATAGGCcggttataattgttttttaaaatgatttttatttagaaatatattaaaataatatttttttttattttttaaaaattattttttatatcaatacatcaaaatgatataaaaatatcaaaaaaatatttatttaaagtaaagaaaaaaataaaataaatttaaatttttttaaaatgtttttgaaatacaaaaacaaataaggtaTGTTAGATGTTTGCATATCGGACCTTACCCAAGGTATCTTCTGCAGAGGAAAAAGCCAAGCACATGCCTCTTATCTTACAAGGGCTCGTTTGATTTACACGCCCACTGTACAAGTGCATATGATTAGCCAGGATCCTTTTAGTTTTCTCCGTCTTCGGAGATCCAAATTCGGAACGTGGAGTATTGGATTTGAACGTCATGTCTGcagaaaaattgaaaactaaatcAGCAAGCCCCGTTATCAGCACGGTATCCGAATTTCACAAGGTGTAAATTCCAGAAAGAATGCTCGAGGACATTGGCCCATAAACTGGTAATGCATTTTTCACTGGAACTATACGCAAGCTCGAGGACATTGGCTTCTATTCTTCGTCAGGGTGCAGACCAAATTTGTCTGTCCATTTTCACACTTGATTTAGTTTTTCATCAAACCATGAACACGTActgtcaatttcatcatcatcgaAGCCGCACGCCTCCTGAACAGTCCATTTCATCCACACACTGACTGTTCTTGAAAAACGCTTGTGATTACAACACATCGGTTTTGATGTTTAATCATCATTATTCATGAAAGCCATCGTTGGATATGAACCAGTGGTCCAGTACAGAGCAGTACCGTCACGTAAATTCTTTCGTTTCATATCATAATATGTCTGATTAGGAGCCTCATCATATCTCAAAGGAGGCAGCATTACAGGCTTACAGCTAAGGTAATGCCCCCACTTTGATACAATATGGAATAGGATAATGTTGCAAAATCTTGAAACAAGACAGCTGCTGATATCACGTGACAACGATCGTGTTAACCATCCTTGCCACGACGCTTGAGTCTCGGCCTGGCCAGCATGTCTTTGCCAGGCCGGATGGTCTCCTGGACCCACCATGTTTTTCTTtagctaatttttttcttttcattttccgCCAGAATGGGTGTGGGGTTCGAAATCAAAATATCTAGCCTAAGCTAGGGGGAGGAAAGGGTATCTCTTAATgcacaaattatttattaataaataattgttattgattattaattaataaaactaaaacgGAATAGGGATAATCATTGTTCATTtacaattatactaaaaaattgggttttaaATTATACTACAAAgacaatattaaaaatgagaggaccacaaaataaaataaggagaaAATGCATGGCTAatcttaagatttttagaatttttaattgatccaaaagtttattttatttattttttagttcttggaTTTaagtgaagagagagaaaataattgaaaaataaaaaaaaactgatctttATGTTAAAATGTTCCATTCGATAAAAGAAATTTCatgatagtgattttttttctataaacatactaaacaaataaattcaggcctgtttagattttttttattagaataatggtttttttttctataaacatgctaaaaaaataaattaaggtctgttttgattttcttgattcgatttatttttgttttttagtggtTTGGGGTTTATTGAGGTTGGTAGGTGACTAATAAAGGTTTTGtggtgtttttatatgaaaatagatGGGAAATTGATTTCTATACCAAACTCCCTTGGTTTTCTGGCCACCACGATAGTGATGAGATTCTAAACAACAATCTAAGAGGTGGTAGGTTGCTTGCCATTACAGGcgacctttcatttttttttttgttttaaaaaaaacaatgtatcgtctattttttagaaaataaacatgCGTTAACTTGAGCTTTTGTTCTTAAGGCTAGGCATGTGGGGTTGACCCA is part of the Populus trichocarpa isolate Nisqually-1 chromosome 2, P.trichocarpa_v4.1, whole genome shotgun sequence genome and encodes:
- the LOC7481414 gene encoding WRKY transcription factor 23 isoform X1 — translated: MERKEAVKVENFVGSPTFSSTTDHVQTSYPFMQGFDFVDDKSSLGFMELLGVQDFSPSLLDMMQVQIPSVQTPSAQVATEVVDSPPEVLNQPATPNSSSISSASSEGLNDEPANKGVDNEVEEQGKTKKELKPKKTNQKRQREPRFAFMTKSEVDHLEDGYRWRKYGQKAVKNSPFPRSYYRCTTASCNVKKRVERSFSDPSVVVTTYEGQHTHPSPVMPRPNFTGSTSDSGFSSTAAFAMPMQRRLSLYQQHQSQQQPPFPLVSLSPLGFGYNGSTTNAANYLQYEKRFYTSPGSALLKDHGLLQDLVPSHMLKEE
- the LOC7481414 gene encoding WRKY transcription factor 23 isoform X2, producing the protein MERKEAVKVQIPSVQTPSAQVATEVVDSPPEVLNQPATPNSSSISSASSEGLNDEPANKGVDNEVEEQGKTKKELKPKKTNQKRQREPRFAFMTKSEVDHLEDGYRWRKYGQKAVKNSPFPRSYYRCTTASCNVKKRVERSFSDPSVVVTTYEGQHTHPSPVMPRPNFTGSTSDSGFSSTAAFAMPMQRRLSLYQQHQSQQQPPFPLVSLSPLGFGYNGSTTNAANYLQYEKRFYTSPGSALLKDHGLLQDLVPSHMLKEE